CGCGCATGATCGCGCGCCGCGTGCAGACCTCGCGCGCGGGCCTCGACGATCCGAACAAGCCCGTCGGCGTGTTTCTGCTGGCCGGGACCTCGGGCGTCGGCAAGACGGAGACGGCGCTCGCGCTCGCGGAGGCGCTCTATGGCGGCGAGCAGAATCTCATCACCATCAACATGAGCGAGTATCAGGAGGCGCATACCGTGTCGCTCCTGAAGGGCGCGCCGCCGGGCTATGTCGGTTTCGGCGAGGGCGGCGTGCTGACCGAGGCGGTGCGCCGCCGTCCGCATAGTGTCGTGCTGCTCGACGAAGTCGAGAAGGCCCATCCGGATGTGCACGAACTGTTCTTCCAGGTCTTCGACAAGGGCCACATGGACGACAGCGAAGGGCGTTCCATCGATTTCCGCAACACGCTCATCCTGCTGACCACCAACGCGGGCACCGACTGTATCGCGGAACTGTGTGCCGACCCGCGGACGCCCGCGCCGATGGAGGTGATCGAGCGGGAACTGCATGCGCAACTGCTGCGGACGTTTCCGCCCGCGCTGCTCGGGCGCATGGTGACGATTCCGTATTACCCGCTTTCCGGCGACATGCTGCGCGCCATCATCCGGCTGCAACTCGGGCGCGTGGCGGAGCGCGTGACGAGCAGGCATCGTGTGCCGTTCACTTACGACGATGACGTCGTCGCGCAGATCGCGCTGCGCTGTACGCGGCTGGAAAGCGGTGGCCGCATGATCGACGCGATTCTCACCAACAGCGTGCTGCCGCGCATCAGTACGGAGTATCTGTCGCGCGTGATGGCGGGCACGGCTCTTTCGCGCGTGCATGTGGGCGTCGAGGACGAGGAGTTCACGTATGCCTTCGACTGAACGCCATGTGCGCCTGAATTGCGCGGCGCTCGGCGGCGATGCCGTGTTCCTGCGCATGTCCGCCAGCGAGGCGCTCGGGCGTCTGAGCCGGTACGAGATCGCTTTTCTTTCGACGCGCAACGACATCGATCCGGGCAAGGTGCTCGGGCAGGACCTCACGGTGACGCTCGACTATCCGGCCGGCGGTTCGCGCGAGTTCAACGGCATCGTGACGACGCTGCGTCTGCTGATTCCCGGCGACAGCACCAAAAACCGCATGGCGCGCTACGAAGCGATCGTGCATCCGCGCATGTGGCTGCTCACGCGCGCCGCGCACCGGCGCTTCTACCATCAGCGCACGGTGCCGCAGATCGTGTCGAAGGTGCTCGAATCGTACGACGTCGATTTTCGCAACGCGTGCACGGCGAGCTATCCGCCGCTCGATCATTGCGTGCAGCACCGCGAAACGGATTTCGATTTCGTCAGCCGCCTGATGGAGCGCGAAGGCATTCACTACTTCTTCGAGCACGAAGGCGGCAAGCACACGCTCGTGCTCGCGGACTCCGGCGCCGAACACCGGCCTATCGCGCATTACGGCACGGTGCCGTTTCAGGCATGGGACACGCCGCGGCAGGACGAGGAGTGCGTGTATCGCTGGGTATCGGGCGCGACGCTGGAAACGGGGCGCTACGAAGTCAACGATTACGACTTCGAGAAAGCCTCCGTCAGCAACAGCGAGGGGCTCGTCGCCCGGGCCACGCGCGGCGCGCCCTATGACCCGCCGCGCTATCTGATGCAGGAACATCTGACCGGGCATCTGTCGGCGGGCGACGGCGAGCGGCTTGCGCGTGTGAACGTCGAGATCCATCAGACGCAGAACGATTCGATCGAAGGGCGCAGCACGGCGCGCGGCATCGCGGCCGGCGGCCTGTTCCGTCTTCGAGATCATCCGGCCGGCGCGCAGAACCGTCAGTATCTGGTGATCGAGAACCACGCGGAGATCGTGTCGGATGCCTATGTATCTTCGGACGATCCGAGCCGGCCGCTTTTCGATTGCCGATTCCGGGCGATCCGCGGCGACACCACGTTCCGCTCGCCGCGCGTGACGCCCGCGCCGCGCGTCGCCGGACCGCAGACCGCCGTGGTGATCGGGCCGCCGGGAGAGGAGATTCTCACGGATCAATACGGCCGCGTGAAGGTGCGGTTCCACTGGGAACAACTGACGCAGACCGACGGTGCAAACCCGCTCGACCGCTGCTGGGTGCGCGTCGCGCAAGGCTGGGCCAACCGGCGCTGGGGCGCGATGTTCCTGCCGCGCATCGGGCAGGAAGTGCTCGTCGATTTCGTCGAAGGCGACCCGGACAGGCCGGTGATCACGGGCGCGGCTTACAACTCGACCAACATGCCGCCGTATGAGCTGCCCGCGCAAAGCGCGGTTTCCACCGTGAAAAGCCAGTCGACCCAAGGCGGCAACGGCTACAACGAAGTCCGTTTCGACGATCGCAAGGGCAGCGAGCAGATGTTCTTTCACGCCGAGCGCGATCACGAAACCTGGATCAAGAACGACGCCCTGATGAACGTGTCGGGCGAGCGCCACGTGAGCATCGGTGGCGACGAGTTCCGCGCGACGCGCGGCGCGCGCAACGATTCCGTCACGGGGCGGAGCACGTCGCGCGTGCTCGGCGGCGTGTCGGCGGCGAGCATGACGACGCACGACCAGTTCGTCGGCGAGGCGTATTCGCTGGAGGCGGGCGCGGCGGTGCGCATCAAGGCGGGTGCGGCGGTGGAAATCGAGGCGAGCGCGACCATCGCATTGCGCGCCGGCGCGTCGTACATCCTCATCGGTCCCGAGACGATCGAGATGTCGAGCTTTCCGATTCCGGTCGGCCCGGGCGTGCCGCCGGTGCCGCTCGCCATTCCGCCCGCGCCGCCGGCGCCGCCGCGCGATGCCGACGATGGCGCCAGCAAGGGCCGCAAATAGGAGATCACGATGACACTGACGCTGACAGTACGGGGCGGCGAAGGCGACGAGCGCGCCGCGCCGCATACGATGGCAATCGACGAGACCGCCACCATCGGGCGCGCGCCGGAGTGCACGCTGGTGCTGGGAGATGCGCAGCGCGGCATCTCGCGCATTCAGGCGTGCATCGAACGCCGCGGCGATACCTACGTTCTGGTCGATGCCGGCAGCAATCCGACGCTCTTGAACGACGAAGCGCTCGGGGCCGGGCGCGAAGCGGTCCTGTCGAACGATGACCGTATCGCGATCGGGGCTTATACGCTGGTCGTGTCGGTGGACACGGTGTTCGCCGTCGGCCAGACGCTGATGACGCAGCCCGCGCCGTCCGCGCCTGTTCCGTCCGCGAGCTTGCCGGCCACGCCGGAATTCGAGGCGCCGCCGCCCGCGCCGCTCATTCCCGACGACTGGAACGCGCCGCACGACCGCACCGCGCCTCACGCCGGGCCGGGCGACGACGATGCCCCATTCACTCCCGACCCGCTTGCCGCGACGCCGCTCTTGCGCGAACCCGGCAACTTCGGCGGCGATGCGAGTCAGGCCCTGATGGATGCGCTGAGCGGTGCCGATCCTCTACGCGACGCAGGCGCGCCGCGCGCACCTCGGGTTGAGGCGGCGGTGTGCAGTCTGGAGCACGTCTCGCCGGAGCGCGTCATGTCGGCGTTGCCCGCTGTGCAACCGCCGCACGAGTTGCGCGATGCGCCACCATCTGCATGGAACGGCGACGAAGCCCACGACGAAGCCCACGACGAAGCGGACGACGCAGCGCACGACGAAGCGGACGACGCAGCGGACACGCCGCAGAACGAAGCGGCGCTGCTCGATGCGTTGCTCGACGGCCTCGGCGTCGAACGTGCCGACGTCGCGCACATCGCCGCGCCGGACCTCGCGCGCCTGATCGGATCGATGCTGCGCACGGCCACGCAGGGCGCGATGTCCGTCCTTCGTTCGCGGGCGATGACCAAGCGCGAAACCCGCATGGCCATGACGATGATCGAGGAGCGCGACAACAATCCGCTCAAGTTCTTTCCGGACGCCGATCGCGCGTTGACGCAGATGCTCGGCGCGCGGGGCCGTGGCTACCTTGCGCCCGACGAAGCCATGCGCGCCGCGTTCCACGACATCCAGACGCACGAACTGGCCCTCATCGCCGGCATGCGCGCCGCGCTCGACGACGCCATGGCGCGCATCGAACCTGCCGCCATCGAACGCTCGCTCGATGCGCCGGGCCGGTTCCACGCCATCGTCGGCAATCGCAAGGCGCGGCTGTGGCAGCGCTACGTCAAGACCTGGGAACGCGTGTCGCGCGACACCGGCGACGACTTTCAGCAGCGCTTCGGCGAGCCGTTCGGCCGTGCGTATCAGGCGCAGCTCGATGCGCTGCAATTCTCGAAAGACTGAGTCAGCTCATGTACTGGAACAACAAGGTCATCTGGTCGGAGGGCATGTTCCTCCAGCCGCAGCATCTGCAGCAGCACGACCGTCACGTCGAGGCGCTGCTCGAAGGCCGCGCGGGCGCGCTGCGTCCCTATGCGTGGGGCTTCACGAAACTCGAGATCGACGAGGCGCTGCTCAAGCTCGGCAAGCTCGCGCTCCGATCCGCAGCCGGCGTGCTGCCGGACGGCACGCCCTTTCGCCTGCCCGCCGACGACGACCTGCCCGAGCCGCTCGAGATTCCCGAGAACGCGGCGAACGTGACGGTCATGCTCGCCTTGCCGGTGCGACGGCCCGGCTCGCCGGAATCCGGCGGCGGCGAGCACGCGGACAACCTCGCGCGTTATCGCGCAGGCGATGTCGAAGTTCACGACAGCAACGACGCCGATGCGCTCCCCACGTTGCTGCAGGTTGGCAAGCTGCGTCTGCGCCTCGCGCTCTCGCCCGACGTCGCGCATGCCCATGCGTGCGCCGGGGTCGCCCATGTGATCGAACGCAAGAGCGACGGCCGTGTGGTGCTCGACGACGGATACTGCGCGCCGTGTCTCGACTATCGCGTGGCCGGCAAGCTCGCGCGCTTTGCGACGGAGCTGGCCGGCCTCTTGCAACAGCGCGGCGAAGCGCTTGCGGGGCGGCTCGCGCAGCCCGATGGCGCGGGCATGGCCGAGATCGCCGATTTCCTGCTGCTGCAGATCGTCAACCGGGCGCAGCCGCTGGTCGCGCATTTCAACGCGCTGAGCGGGCTGCATCCCGAGGCGCTTTATCGGGTGTGCATCGGCCTCGCGGGGGAGCTTGCCACGTTCAGTCAGGCGGGCCGCAGGCCGCCGGAATTTCCCGCGTACCGGCACGAACGGCTGAAGGAGAGCTTCGAGCCGGTGATCGCCGCGCTGCGGCTCGCCTTGTCGCGCGTGGCCGATCCGCAGGTCGTGTCCATTGCGCTGGAAGAGCGCCGCTACGGCCTGCGCGTCGCGCTGGTCAACGATCGCGCGCTCTTCACCGGGGCGACTTTCGTGCTGGCGGCGCGCGCTCAGGTGCCGACCGACACGCTGCTGTCCGGGTTCGGCAGCCAGGTGAAGATCGGCAGTATCGAAAAGATCCGCGACCTCGTGAATCTGCAATTGCCCGGCATTGCGCTGCGGGCGCTGGCGGTCGCGCCGCGCCAGTTGCCGTTCCACGCCGGCTACAGCTACTTCGAACTCGACGACAAGAACGAAGCATGGGCGACGCTGGCGTCTTCCGCCGGCATGGCGCTGCACGTCGCGGGGGAATTTCCCGGCCTCGCGATGGAACTCTGGGCAATCCGGCACTGAAGCCACGCCGTTTGAAGGAAGCCATTCCATGTCCAACGACACCCACCCGCCGCTCGACGATGCGGTGTTTCTCGACGCGGCCCAGACCATCCGGCTGCCGACGCCCGGCCGCAAGCGCGAGCCCGCGACGAACACCGGCGCGCCGCCCGCGACGACGGAAGCGCCGCTCGCGCCGCTCGACGCCTCGATCGCGGGGCGCAATCCGCTCCTGCGCGCGGCCAGTCCGCTGCTCGAACTCGCGCTGCCGCTACGCCGGCTCGCGAGCCACCCCGATCTCGAAGCCCTGCGCGCACAGCTTATCCAGATGGTGCGCAGGTTCGAAGCCGATGGCCGCTCGTTCGGCGTGCCCGATGCGCAGCTCGGACCGGCCCGCTATTGCCTGTGCACGTTCATCGACGAAGCCATTGCCGCCACGCCGTGGGGCGCGGGCGTCTGGGGCCGCCGCAGTCTGCTCGTGACGTTTCACAACGAGGCATCGGGCGGCGAGCGGCTCTTCGTCATCCTGCAACGGCTGGCGCAAACCCCGGCGGTGGAGATCGACACGCTCGAACTCATCTACGTGATGCTCGCGCTCGGCTTCGACGGGCGCTATCGCCTGATCGAAGGCGGCAAGCGTCAGCTCGACGAGATTCGCGCCCGCCTCGAACAGATGATCCGCGCGCAGCGCGGCGCGGTGGAACGGGCGTTGTCGCCGCACTGGCGGCCCGCCGACCGCGAACGCAAACGGCTGCTCGGCTTCCTGCCGCTGTGGGTCGCGCTCGCGCTCGCGGCCGCCGTGCTGATGACGGCGGGCCTCGTGCTCGGCCTGCGCATCAACGCATTCTCGGACCCGGTGTTCGCCGCGATGCGCACAATCCGGGTCGCGCCCGCGCCGGTGCTCGCCGACAAGACGAAGGCCGCACCCAAGCTGGCCGCCGCGCTGAGCAGCTTCCTCGCGCCGGAGATCGCGCAGGAGCTGGTGACGGTCGGCGAGTCGGCGGACCGCACGACCGTCACGCTCAACAATACGGCGCAAGGCGTGCAGATTTTCGCGTCGGGCAGCGCCGATCTCGATGCGCATTTCGCCCCGCTCGTGCAGCGCATCGGCGAAGCCTTGCGTGACAAGCCGGGCAATGTCGTCGTGATCGGGCATACGGACAACCAGCGCATCGTGTCGGCGCGCTTTCCGTCGAACGTGGCGCTGTCGCAGGCACGCGCGGACACGGTGCGCGCGATGCTCGCCGCCAAGCTGCCCGATCCCGCCCGGGTCAGCGCCGAGGGACGCGGCGACACGGAGCCGGCCGCATCGAACGATACGGCCGCCGGGCGCGCGCGCAATCGCCGCGTGAGCATCGACATTCTTTCGCCGGGAGCCGCACCATGAAGTGGATCGATACCCTGAAGAAGCCTGCTGTCGTCTCTTTCGCCGGCGTGCTCGCGCTGGCTGCGCTCGTGTGGTTCTACGGGCCGCTCGTCGCCTTCGACGGACGCGCGCCGCTCGACAGCGCGGCGCGCCGGTGGCTCGCAATCGCGCTGATCGTCCTGTGCTGGGCCGGATACTGGGGCGTGCGGTATGCCAAGGCGCGCATCGCCGGGTCGAAGTTCGTGCAGGGTCTTGTCGCCGATGCGCTCGATCCCGCGCGGCGCGAGCCGGACCCCGCGCGCCAGGCCGCCGATGCCGAACTCGCCACGCTGCGCACGCGTTTCGAAGACGCCCTCAGAACGCTGCGCGAAACGCGCGGCGGCGCGAAGCAGGGCGTGGCCGGCTGGCTGAGGCCGCGCCGCGAAGCGCTCTACGATCTGCCGTGGTACATGTTCGTCGGCGCGCCGGGGGCGGGCAAGACTACCGCGCTTGCGAACTCCGGCCTGCGCTTTCCACTGGCGGACCGGCTGGGCGCGCAGGCGGTGGGCGGGGTCGGCGGCACGCGCAACTGCGACTGGTGGTTCACCGACGACGCCGTGCTCCTTGATACCGCCGGCCGCTTCACGACGCAGGATAGCCATGAAGAAGCGGACCGCGGCGCGTG
Above is a window of Caballeronia sp. SL2Y3 DNA encoding:
- a CDS encoding type VI secretion system Vgr family protein, producing the protein MPSTERHVRLNCAALGGDAVFLRMSASEALGRLSRYEIAFLSTRNDIDPGKVLGQDLTVTLDYPAGGSREFNGIVTTLRLLIPGDSTKNRMARYEAIVHPRMWLLTRAAHRRFYHQRTVPQIVSKVLESYDVDFRNACTASYPPLDHCVQHRETDFDFVSRLMEREGIHYFFEHEGGKHTLVLADSGAEHRPIAHYGTVPFQAWDTPRQDEECVYRWVSGATLETGRYEVNDYDFEKASVSNSEGLVARATRGAPYDPPRYLMQEHLTGHLSAGDGERLARVNVEIHQTQNDSIEGRSTARGIAAGGLFRLRDHPAGAQNRQYLVIENHAEIVSDAYVSSDDPSRPLFDCRFRAIRGDTTFRSPRVTPAPRVAGPQTAVVIGPPGEEILTDQYGRVKVRFHWEQLTQTDGANPLDRCWVRVAQGWANRRWGAMFLPRIGQEVLVDFVEGDPDRPVITGAAYNSTNMPPYELPAQSAVSTVKSQSTQGGNGYNEVRFDDRKGSEQMFFHAERDHETWIKNDALMNVSGERHVSIGGDEFRATRGARNDSVTGRSTSRVLGGVSAASMTTHDQFVGEAYSLEAGAAVRIKAGAAVEIEASATIALRAGASYILIGPETIEMSSFPIPVGPGVPPVPLAIPPAPPAPPRDADDGASKGRK
- the tagH gene encoding type VI secretion system-associated FHA domain protein TagH; translated protein: MTLTLTVRGGEGDERAAPHTMAIDETATIGRAPECTLVLGDAQRGISRIQACIERRGDTYVLVDAGSNPTLLNDEALGAGREAVLSNDDRIAIGAYTLVVSVDTVFAVGQTLMTQPAPSAPVPSASLPATPEFEAPPPAPLIPDDWNAPHDRTAPHAGPGDDDAPFTPDPLAATPLLREPGNFGGDASQALMDALSGADPLRDAGAPRAPRVEAAVCSLEHVSPERVMSALPAVQPPHELRDAPPSAWNGDEAHDEAHDEADDAAHDEADDAADTPQNEAALLDALLDGLGVERADVAHIAAPDLARLIGSMLRTATQGAMSVLRSRAMTKRETRMAMTMIEERDNNPLKFFPDADRALTQMLGARGRGYLAPDEAMRAAFHDIQTHELALIAGMRAALDDAMARIEPAAIERSLDAPGRFHAIVGNRKARLWQRYVKTWERVSRDTGDDFQQRFGEPFGRAYQAQLDALQFSKD
- the tssK gene encoding type VI secretion system baseplate subunit TssK, with the protein product MYWNNKVIWSEGMFLQPQHLQQHDRHVEALLEGRAGALRPYAWGFTKLEIDEALLKLGKLALRSAAGVLPDGTPFRLPADDDLPEPLEIPENAANVTVMLALPVRRPGSPESGGGEHADNLARYRAGDVEVHDSNDADALPTLLQVGKLRLRLALSPDVAHAHACAGVAHVIERKSDGRVVLDDGYCAPCLDYRVAGKLARFATELAGLLQQRGEALAGRLAQPDGAGMAEIADFLLLQIVNRAQPLVAHFNALSGLHPEALYRVCIGLAGELATFSQAGRRPPEFPAYRHERLKESFEPVIAALRLALSRVADPQVVSIALEERRYGLRVALVNDRALFTGATFVLAARAQVPTDTLLSGFGSQVKIGSIEKIRDLVNLQLPGIALRALAVAPRQLPFHAGYSYFELDDKNEAWATLASSAGMALHVAGEFPGLAMELWAIRH
- the tssL gene encoding type VI secretion system protein TssL, long form encodes the protein MSNDTHPPLDDAVFLDAAQTIRLPTPGRKREPATNTGAPPATTEAPLAPLDASIAGRNPLLRAASPLLELALPLRRLASHPDLEALRAQLIQMVRRFEADGRSFGVPDAQLGPARYCLCTFIDEAIAATPWGAGVWGRRSLLVTFHNEASGGERLFVILQRLAQTPAVEIDTLELIYVMLALGFDGRYRLIEGGKRQLDEIRARLEQMIRAQRGAVERALSPHWRPADRERKRLLGFLPLWVALALAAAVLMTAGLVLGLRINAFSDPVFAAMRTIRVAPAPVLADKTKAAPKLAAALSSFLAPEIAQELVTVGESADRTTVTLNNTAQGVQIFASGSADLDAHFAPLVQRIGEALRDKPGNVVVIGHTDNQRIVSARFPSNVALSQARADTVRAMLAAKLPDPARVSAEGRGDTEPAASNDTAAGRARNRRVSIDILSPGAAP